The Plasmodium malariae genome assembly, chromosome: 3 genome window below encodes:
- the PmUG01_03017900 gene encoding AAA family ATPase, putative has translation MNGISSAIEKEVIYYQILEEEKECFHDILLNDIWDTCEDTENEGSENNYQIDANNFIFSNIPNNIFENYEEDETYNKVVNLLNNTETNNVDKKIEENDNFISGITSIDIKNYMTFDPMFIKIYHERRNIVSGTAHNTANSNSYNVKENFSNEEEQNEQLTNQRKLNNEIVAPDESDDEIYTPKALKLKKKKKSYLSDDTENITSISTKKIIQKKGEYSSDDRELQEGEKKKKKKKGNYYGGAYHNTDEDKDDDGSDDLPSTNVSKKKGAFSNALDVLVKRKNEKNEEAIKAFNYINLKKRNRNNVLKSGNSNNNDGNNNNENSKSASRNDKRDEKRKNCRKNMDDSKDMGEEVPEQYMHLIEQGLDVNVVRYALSMKINSNEQVKETDIIGLHDIKKIIKDKIVNVILRPDLFTGLNRAAKGILLFGPPGTGKTMIAKWVASSCKCSFYNVNTSSLFSKYIGETEKIVTSLFKCAEVDNPSILFFDEIDSFLGMRKKDEDDTTIRIKNQLLQMIDGINTKKDVMIVIIGATNRPDMIDDAALRRFNKRVYIPLPDLQARKDQIRYILSKHTHSGFKLTEQELDNISHKLVNWNGSDIYHLCSKCYEYVYDDAVEKYNGIQNIPNTSIFRAIKYDDFIKALKQVNTSYKNVFDYDEWSKMHSSL, from the coding sequence ATGAATGGCATTAGCAGCGCTATTGAGAAAGAAGTAATTTACTACCAAATACTGGAAGAGGAGAAGGAGTGTTTCCACGATATTTTACTTAACGATATATGGGATACCTGTGAAGATACCGAAAATGAAGGAAGTGAAAATAACTACCAAATAGATGCGAATAATTTCATCTTTTCAAATATACCCAATAacatatttgaaaattacGAAGAGGATGAAACATACAATAAAGTGGTTAACTTACTGAACAATACAGAAACGAATAAtgtagataaaaaaattgaagagaATGATAACTTTATTAGTGGTATAACAAgtatagatataaaaaattatatgaccTTTGATCCAAtgttcattaaaatttatcatGAAAGGAGGAATATAGTAAGTGGTACAGCACATAACACAGCAAATAGTAACTCCTATaatgtaaaagaaaatttttccaATGAAGAGGAACAGAATGAACAACTAACAAATCagagaaaattaaataacgAAATAGTAGCACCTGACGAAAGTGACGATGAAATATACACTCCAAAAGCGCTCAagttgaaaaagaaaaaaaaaagttatctGTCTGACGATACGGAGAATATAACCAGTATCTCAACGAAGAAAATTATACAGAAAAAAGGAGAGTATTCATCTGATGATAGGGAGTTGCAGgagggggaaaaaaagaaaaagaagaagaagggCAACTATTATGGAGGTGCTTATCACAATACTGATGAAGATAAAGATGATGATGGTTCGGATGACCTCCCTAGCACCAATGTGTCAAAGAAGAAGGGTGCCTTCTCAAACGCATTGGACGTTTTGGTTAAgagaaaaaacgaaaagaaTGAAGAGGCAATAAAAGCATTCAACTAtatcaatttaaaaaaaaggaatagaaATAATGTGTTAAAGAGTGGAAATAGTAACAACAAtgatggtaataataataatgagaaCTCGAAGAGTGCAAGTCGAAATGACAAGAGagatgaaaaaagaaaaaattgtagaaaaaatatggatGATTCAAAGGATATGGGTGAAGAAGTGCCTGAACAATATATGCATCTAATTGAACAGGGGTTGGATGTAAATGTGGTTAGATATGCTTTGagtatgaaaataaattcaaatgaACAAGTAAAAGAAACAGATATAATTGGTTTACacgatataaaaaaaattataaaagataaaattgtGAATGTTATATTAAGACCAGATTTATTTACTGGTTTAAATAGAGCAGCTAAaggaattttattatttggtCCACCAGGGACAGGTAAAACAATGATAGCAAAATGGGTAGCTTCTTCATGTAAATGctctttttataatgtaaatacatCTTCTCTatttagtaaatatattgGTGAAACTGAGAAAATTGTTACTAGTTTATTTAAATGTGCAGAAGTGGATAATccttcaattttattttttgatgaaATTGATTCTTTCCTTGGTATGAGGAAAAAAGATGAAGATGATACAACtataagaattaaaaatcaATTATTACAAATGATAGATGgtattaatacaaaaaaagatgTTATGATTGTTATTATTGGAGCAACTAATAGACCTGATATGATAGATGATGCAGCTTTGAGACGATTCAATAAAAGAGTATATATACCTCTTCCAGATTTACAAGCAAGAAAGGATCAAATacgttatattttatcaaaacATACACATTCAGGATTTAAACTTACTGAACAAGAATTAGACAATATTTCTCATAAACTAGTAAATTGGAATGGTAGTgatatttatcatttatgtTCAAAGTGCTATGAATATGTTTATGATGATGCtgtagaaaaatataatggtATACAGAACATACCCAACACTTCTATATTCAGAGCTATTAAATATGACGACTTTATTAAAGCACTCAAACAGG
- the PmUG01_03018000 gene encoding conserved Plasmodium protein, unknown function — translation MKEYENLEFLKKKFSPLLYIFRKDDENEIKKYLKKCTFAAIIKKYKSSCSSNEYENTMKPRPSIFMKNLFPNYFENPTHVFNKFYGNDISEKGKFLSTKDAQRNSEVMTYSHNSILNKNILNSKYFPHILNNNVVRCAEDEDLDLDELEKEYIVVKKVYSFVQEGPSFYMYIY, via the coding sequence ATGAAGGAATATGAAAACTTAGAATttctaaaaaagaaatttagcccattactttatatatttagaaaagaTGAtgaaaacgaaataaaaaaatatttaaagaaatgtACATTTGCAgctattataaaaaagtataaaagtTCTTGTTCATCAAATGAATATGAAAACACAATGAAACCTAGACCTAGTATTTTTATGAAGAATTTATTTCCTAACTATTTTGAAAATCCTACTCATGttttcaataaattttatggCAATGATATTTCAGAGAAAGGGAAATTTCTTAGTACAAAAGATGCACAAAGGAATAGTGAGGTAATGACTTACAGTCATAAcagtatattaaataaaaatattttaaattcgAAATATTTCCcccatattttaaataataatgttgtACGGTGTGCAGAAGATGAAGATTTAGACTTGGATGAATTGGAAAAGGAATACATCGTAGTTAAAAAAGTCTACAGTTTCGTTCAAGAGGGCCCTAgcttttatatgtatatttattag